In Modestobacter versicolor, a single genomic region encodes these proteins:
- the rpsT gene encoding 30S ribosomal protein S20 codes for MANIKSQIKRIKTNELARKRNVAVKSALKTSVRRFRTAADAGDKDAAVTALQVASKALDKAASKGVIHKNQAANRKSALAKKAASL; via the coding sequence GTGGCGAACATCAAGTCCCAGATCAAGCGGATCAAGACCAACGAGCTGGCGCGCAAGCGCAACGTCGCGGTCAAGTCCGCCCTGAAGACGTCGGTCCGGCGCTTCCGCACGGCCGCCGACGCCGGGGACAAGGACGCGGCGGTCACCGCCCTCCAGGTCGCCAGCAAGGCGCTGGACAAGGCCGCCAGCAAGGGCGTCATCCACAAGAACCAGGCGGCGAACCGCAAGTCGGCGCTGGCCAAGAAGGCCGCCAGCCTCTGA
- a CDS encoding RBBP9/YdeN family alpha/beta hydrolase, with protein MDRRFLVLHGWQNHRPAGHWQWLLTEALRAQGEHVLYPQFPSADDPSQAEWTALLRAELAQLGSGERVVVAHSLGVWLWLAVAGTLTADERVDRVLLVAPPSAEVLAGYPEVAEFARVPLDPAALARGAASTRLVASDDDPYCPGGAASVFAGLGLDVDVLPGAAHLDLDAGYGRWPAVEAWCRDPSTRLTPRA; from the coding sequence ATGGACCGGCGTTTCCTGGTGCTGCACGGCTGGCAGAACCACCGGCCGGCCGGGCACTGGCAGTGGCTGCTGACCGAGGCGCTGCGGGCCCAGGGGGAGCATGTGCTGTACCCGCAGTTCCCCTCCGCCGACGACCCGTCGCAGGCGGAGTGGACGGCGCTGCTGCGGGCCGAGCTGGCGCAGCTGGGCTCCGGTGAGCGGGTCGTGGTCGCGCACTCGCTGGGCGTCTGGCTGTGGCTGGCCGTCGCCGGCACGCTGACCGCCGACGAGCGGGTCGACCGGGTGCTGCTGGTGGCGCCGCCGTCGGCCGAGGTGCTCGCCGGGTACCCGGAGGTCGCGGAGTTCGCCCGGGTGCCGCTGGACCCTGCTGCGCTGGCCCGCGGGGCGGCGTCGACCCGGCTGGTCGCGAGCGACGACGACCCGTACTGCCCCGGCGGGGCGGCCTCCGTCTTCGCCGGGCTCGGGCTGGACGTCGACGTGCTGCCCGGCGCCGCGCACCTGGACCTGGACGCCGGCTACGGGCGCTGGCCGGCGGTGGAGGCCTGGTGCCGTGACCCGTCGACCCGGCTGACCCCACGGGCCTGA
- the holA gene encoding DNA polymerase III subunit delta, with translation MTSRWWGRRGTGVWPCADRTSSSGRPPTGSPGSRRAGPQRSGSVGPPWQHGRVAAPQAAPPAPTSRLRVVAGEEELLRARAVSAVRAAVRELHQDSEEHELAAAGLPIGDLADVLAPSLFGGHRLVVVTGVHEAAAALAEYLVAYAKEPDPELTLVLVHHGGKRNEALVKAFKAAGAAVDECPKISSAGERVAFVRNEVRHAGGKITPDAVTALLDAVGNDLRNLSAAASQLVSDFGGVIDADAVARFHRGQAEVTGFTVAERVLVGDSAGSIEMLRWALDRGVAHVLIADALADGVRTAARVASLNTTNTGELARQLKLPPWKVKKAQSQARGWTIDALQQAIGVAAELNADVKGAAASADYALERAVRRIVAIRAAGAAGRGERLRSGR, from the coding sequence GTGACGTCGCGGTGGTGGGGGAGGCGGGGGACTGGGGTGTGGCCGTGCGCGGACCGGACGTCGTCCAGCGGGCGACCGCCGACGGGGTCCCCGGGGTCCCGGCGGGCCGGTCCGCAGCGGTCCGGGAGCGTCGGTCCGCCGTGGCAGCATGGTCGCGTGGCAGCACCCCAGGCAGCACCGCCCGCCCCGACGTCCCGGCTGCGGGTCGTGGCGGGCGAGGAGGAGCTGCTGCGCGCCCGCGCCGTCTCGGCCGTGCGGGCCGCGGTGCGCGAGCTCCACCAGGACAGCGAGGAGCACGAGCTGGCCGCGGCCGGCCTGCCGATCGGCGACCTGGCCGACGTGCTGGCGCCCTCGCTGTTCGGCGGCCACCGGCTGGTCGTCGTCACCGGCGTGCACGAGGCCGCGGCGGCCCTGGCGGAGTACCTGGTGGCCTACGCCAAGGAACCCGACCCGGAGCTGACGCTCGTGCTCGTGCACCACGGGGGCAAGCGCAACGAGGCCCTGGTCAAGGCGTTCAAGGCCGCCGGTGCGGCGGTCGACGAGTGCCCCAAGATCAGTTCCGCCGGGGAACGGGTCGCGTTCGTGCGCAACGAGGTCCGGCACGCCGGCGGGAAGATCACCCCGGACGCGGTCACCGCCCTGCTCGACGCGGTCGGCAACGACCTGCGCAACCTCTCCGCGGCGGCCAGCCAGCTGGTGTCGGACTTCGGCGGGGTCATCGACGCCGACGCGGTCGCCCGGTTCCACCGCGGGCAGGCCGAGGTCACCGGGTTCACCGTGGCCGAGCGCGTGCTGGTCGGTGACTCGGCCGGCTCCATCGAGATGCTCCGCTGGGCGTTGGACCGCGGTGTCGCGCACGTCCTGATCGCCGATGCCCTCGCCGACGGGGTCCGCACCGCCGCCCGGGTCGCCTCGCTCAACACCACCAACACCGGGGAGCTGGCCCGCCAGCTGAAGCTGCCGCCGTGGAAGGTGAAGAAGGCGCAGAGCCAGGCACGGGGCTGGACGATCGACGCCCTGCAGCAGGCGATCGGGGTGGCCGCCGAGCTGAACGCCGACGTCAAGGGCGCCGCGGCCAGCGCGGACTACGCCCTCGAGCGCGCCGTCCGCCGGATCGTCGCCATCCGGGCGGCTGGCGCCGCCGGTCGCGGGGAACGGCTCCGCTCCGGGCGCTGA